One part of the Desulfonema ishimotonii genome encodes these proteins:
- a CDS encoding ORF6N domain-containing protein: MSQEMIVNIEGKEIERMKYRNQPVVTLRMIDELHQRPEGTARKAFNRHRNRFIENIDFFEVPYEEWEQIADGHEDAAVRNEISSDEISTVRYTNSRDKGQRNSIKFITESGYLMIVKPFKDDLAWKIQRALVQSYFTAHEERLRAEGMLMPVETQLKPAEPECDIPLEMLASKMTAAMQIAQTLGIEGHRAALSANRAVRKATGYDCIEIMDAKNLFKRPEKQLELPIQNTSNGGTRGESEAAKQLELPILTGEKSGKGIKNEKSESDSPTPMQAVGCFVEDMCIIGSDCEISKEELFYCYTRYCSRNGYTIQDDAKFLEALFQVITDITMRQSKIKGLCLDAARYAELV; encoded by the coding sequence ATGTCACAAGAGATGATCGTAAATATTGAAGGTAAAGAAATCGAGCGGATGAAATACCGCAATCAGCCGGTTGTTACTCTCAGAATGATTGATGAGCTGCACCAGAGGCCTGAAGGTACTGCCCGGAAAGCATTTAATCGGCACAGAAACAGGTTTATTGAAAATATTGATTTTTTTGAAGTGCCGTATGAGGAATGGGAACAAATAGCGGATGGTCATGAGGATGCCGCCGTTCGTAATGAGATTTCCTCTGATGAAATCAGCACGGTCCGTTACACAAACAGCAGAGATAAGGGCCAGCGGAATTCGATTAAATTTATCACGGAATCCGGGTATCTGATGATAGTTAAGCCCTTTAAGGACGATCTGGCCTGGAAAATCCAGCGCGCCCTGGTTCAGAGTTACTTCACTGCCCATGAAGAGCGGTTAAGGGCAGAGGGAATGCTGATGCCTGTCGAGACGCAATTAAAGCCTGCGGAGCCGGAGTGTGACATTCCGCTTGAAATGCTGGCATCCAAAATGACAGCCGCAATGCAGATTGCCCAGACGCTTGGTATTGAGGGACACCGGGCGGCCCTGAGCGCGAACCGGGCGGTCAGAAAGGCAACGGGCTATGACTGTATTGAGATTATGGATGCGAAAAACCTGTTCAAACGTCCTGAAAAGCAGCTTGAACTGCCGATTCAAAATACATCGAACGGGGGAACCCGTGGGGAATCAGAGGCGGCAAAACAGCTTGAGCTGCCGATTCTTACCGGTGAAAAGAGCGGGAAAGGGATAAAAAACGAGAAGTCGGAATCGGACTCCCCGACGCCCATGCAGGCCGTTGGGTGTTTTGTCGAAGATATGTGCATTATCGGGTCGGATTGTGAGATATCAAAAGAGGAGCTGTTTTATTGTTATACCCGGTATTGCAGTCGGAATGGCTATACCATTCAGGATGATGCAAAATTTTTAGAAGCGCTGTTTCAGGTGATTACAGATATAACAATGAGGCAATCAAAGATAAAGGGGCTGTGTCTTGACGCAGCCCGGTATGCTGAACTGGTATGA